The Paludisphaera borealis genome contains a region encoding:
- a CDS encoding response regulator: MTHARRPITILMADDDADDRQMTKEAFEESHLTNDLRFVEDGVELMDYLQRRGKYSDPASSPRPGLILLDLNMPKKDGREALQELKADPKLKAIRVVVLTTSKAEEDILRTYNLSAASYIAKPVTFAALIDVVKTLGKYWLEIVELPAEPYGEADA, from the coding sequence ATGACACACGCACGCAGGCCGATCACGATCCTGATGGCCGATGACGACGCCGACGACCGCCAGATGACCAAGGAAGCCTTCGAGGAAAGTCATCTGACCAACGACCTGCGGTTCGTCGAGGACGGAGTCGAGCTGATGGACTACCTCCAACGCCGGGGCAAGTACAGCGATCCGGCCTCGTCGCCCCGTCCCGGGCTGATCCTGCTCGACCTCAACATGCCCAAGAAGGACGGCCGCGAGGCGCTCCAGGAGCTGAAGGCCGACCCCAAACTCAAGGCCATCCGGGTCGTGGTCCTGACGACGTCCAAGGCGGAGGAGGACATCCTCCGCACATACAACCTCTCGGCCGCGTCGTACATCGCCAAGCCCGTGACGTTCGCGGCCTTGATCGACGTCGTCAAGACCCTGGGGAAATACTGGCTCGAGATCGTCGAGCTTCCCGCCGAGCCGTACGGAGAGGCGGATGCATGA
- a CDS encoding hybrid sensor histidine kinase/response regulator — protein sequence MHDRTIRLLLVDDDEDDYVLTRDLLADIPDIRFELDWISDAETALEEMARGRHDLHLIDYSLGRLDGLGLIHAAVARGCTTPMILLTGLGDRTIDIGAMRAGAADFLEKWHLDARLLERSIRYSLQEKEHADDLERRVRERTTELARTNVALEAQIAERIRAEEALRAADRRKDEYLSTLAHELRNPLAPIRNALEIMRLAGNAPATVEASRAMIDRQVKHLVHLIDDLMDVARISRGLIKLKIDAVDVGYVVSTAVESVRPFVNKAGHQLVVVVPEAPMTLMADATRLAQILQNLLHNAAKYTAPGGEIRLSAGREGEDVVFRVKDNGRGVPEDMLEKIFESFTQVSRSGDEVASGLGIGLSLVKTLVELHGGRVDARSDGPGKGSEFTVRIPLTHPDETDDPT from the coding sequence ATGCATGACCGAACGATCCGCCTCCTTCTGGTCGACGACGACGAGGACGATTACGTCCTGACGCGGGATTTGCTCGCCGACATCCCGGACATCCGGTTCGAGCTCGACTGGATCTCCGACGCCGAGACCGCGCTGGAAGAGATGGCCCGGGGCCGGCACGACCTGCATTTGATCGACTACAGCCTGGGGCGGCTCGACGGCCTGGGACTGATCCACGCCGCCGTCGCCCGCGGCTGCACCACGCCCATGATCCTGCTGACCGGCCTCGGCGATCGCACCATCGACATCGGCGCCATGCGGGCCGGCGCCGCCGACTTCCTCGAAAAATGGCACCTCGACGCCAGGCTCCTCGAACGGTCGATCCGGTACAGCTTGCAGGAGAAGGAGCACGCCGACGACCTTGAGCGCCGCGTCCGGGAGCGGACCACCGAGCTGGCGCGGACGAACGTCGCTTTGGAGGCGCAGATCGCCGAGCGGATTCGCGCCGAGGAGGCGCTCCGCGCGGCCGACCGCCGCAAGGACGAATACCTCTCGACGCTCGCCCACGAACTGCGCAACCCGCTGGCGCCGATCCGCAACGCGCTCGAGATCATGCGGCTCGCCGGCAACGCTCCCGCGACAGTCGAAGCGAGCCGCGCCATGATCGATCGCCAGGTGAAGCACCTGGTCCACCTGATCGACGATCTCATGGACGTCGCCCGGATCTCGCGGGGGCTGATCAAGCTCAAAATCGACGCGGTCGACGTCGGGTACGTCGTGTCGACGGCCGTCGAAAGCGTCCGCCCGTTCGTGAACAAAGCCGGGCACCAGCTCGTCGTCGTCGTCCCCGAAGCACCCATGACCCTGATGGCGGACGCGACGCGGCTGGCCCAGATCCTTCAGAACCTGCTGCACAACGCGGCCAAGTATACGGCCCCCGGGGGCGAGATCCGGCTCTCGGCCGGGCGCGAAGGAGAGGATGTCGTCTTCCGGGTGAAGGACAACGGCCGAGGCGTTCCGGAGGACATGCTAGAGAAGATCTTCGAGAGCTTCACCCAGGTGAGCCGTTCGGGCGACGAGGTCGCCAGCGGTCTGGGCATAGGGCTCTCGCTGGTCAAGACGCTCGTCGAACTCCACGGAGGCCGAGTCGACGCGCGCAGCGATGGACCGGGCAAGGGGAGCGAATTCACGGTCCGAATCCCTCTGACCCATCCCGATGAGACCGACGACCCGACCTGA